A segment of the Streptomyces pactum genome:
TTGATCCTGTTGAGCACGTAGTCGGGGCCGCCCCGGTGCCGCAGCACGCTACCCGGCAACGCGGCTTCCAGGGCCACGGCCAGCTCCGGGTCCTCCGTCGAGAAGGCGGGCGTGGTGGAGCCGGTCAGGCAGCCGTCACCGAGTAGCAGCCCCAGTGCGTACGGGTCCATCGGGACATCGCGTTCCGGGAGATGGACTGGCGCAGTGAGCATCGGCAGCTCATACCGGCGAGCGTGAGCTGCGCGCAGGTTGCCGATCATGTCCTGGGTCTCCAGAACCCGCCAGGGCTTGTCACGGCGCTTGTCGGATGCGGTACGGACCGTCCACAGGTGCTCGCCGCAGCACAGCGTCCAGGAGCCGTCCTGGGCCGCGACGCGGTAGATGTCCTTCTCGCCTTGCGGGTAGACGCCCAGGACCGGAGTCGGCTCCCCGTTGGAGCCGATGACCAGGTCACCGACCTGGAGGTCACCGATGGGACGCCAGCCATCGGGTGTCAGGACGTTGGTGAAGATCGGTTGTGCCCGGCCGCGCATGTACGCCAGCGGCGCGACCTCGATCGTCCCGGCCGCCATCAGCCGCGGGATCGAGTCCGGGTCGAGCATGTCGTGCAGCGCGTCGTACAGCGGGCGCAGGTAGGGGTCGATCTTCTCGTAGAGCGTGCCCGGCAGGAAGCCGAGCCGCTCGCCGGCCTCGACCGCCGGGCGGGTCAGGATGATGCGGTTGACCTGCTTGGACTGCAGGGCCTGGACCGCCTTGGCCATCGCCAGGTAGGTCTTGCCGGTGCCCGCCGGTCCGATACCGAAGACGATGGTGTGCTTGTCGATGGCGTCGACGTACCGCTTCTGGTTCAGCGTCTTGGGGCGGATCGTGCGGCCGCGCGAGGACAGGATGTTCTGCGTGAGCACCTCGGCCGGGGTCTCCTGGCCGTCGCTCTCCCCGTTCTCGCTCGCCTTGAGCATGGCGATCGAGCGTTCCACTGCGTCCTCCGTCATCGGCTGTCCGGTGCGGAGCACCAGCATCATCTCGTCGAACACGCGCTGTACGAGGGCGACGTCGTGGGTGTCGCCGACCGCACTGATCTCGTTTCCCCGGACGTGGATGTCGGCCGCCGGGAAGGCCTTCTCTATCACGCGCAGCAAGGAGTCACCGGACCCCAGCACGGTCACCATGGGGTGCTGGGCGGGGACGGTGAACTGTGCTCTCGCCTGCCCCTGCGCGGGAGTGTGGGCTGAGGGTGTCTGTGTCATGGGCCGGCGCTCGAGGCCTGCAAGTCCTCCTCTGCGGCGTGCGCCGCGTGACTGGCGTGTCTGATGTCTCCAGCGTACGACTCCCCGCCGACAGCGCCGAGGTCTTTTATCCGACCGGTGCCCGGCGTACCGCCCGCGTTCACTCCACGTCCCGGATCCGCCCCGCGAACACCGCCCCCGTTCGTCCGGCGACGGCCCGTGACCGGCGTCGTCGCCAACCGGCCGTCCCCGGCCGTCCGGCGGCGGCGCCACCATGCCCGTCCCCGGCCGTCCGGCGGCGGCGCCACCGCGCCCGCCCCTGTCATCCGGGCGGCCGCCGCTGGCCCCGCAGGACCTCCCTGAACCAGCCGTACGACGCCTTGGGCGTGCGTTCCCGGGTGGCGAAGTCGACGTGCACCAGTCCGAACCGGCGCCCGTACCCCTCCGCCCACTCGAAGTTGTCCAGCAGCGACCACACGAAGTAGCCGCGCACGTCCACGCCCGCCTCCAGCGCACGGTGCAGGGCGCGGACGTGCCCGTCGAGGTAGGTGATGCGGTCCTGGTCGTCGAGTCCCTCGTAGGAGCAGCCGTTCTCGGTGATGACGACGGGCGGGAGCCGGTCGCCGTAGCGGTCGCGGAAGCCGGTGAGCAGTTCCGTCAGCCCCTCGGGGACGACGGGCCAGCCGAAGTCGGTCAGTGGCCGGCCCTCGATCTCGCGCACCGAGAAGGGCAGTTCCGCAGGGAGCGCCAGACCGCCGGACTCGGTCTCCGCGCCCTGCGGAGCGCCCACCCGGGCCGGCGCGTAGTAGTTCACGCCGTACCAGTCCAGCGGCTCGCCGATGATCTCCAGGTCCGCCCGCACGTCCCCCGGCATCAGCTCCCCGATGCCGTCCGGGTACCGCCCGGTCAGTACCGGGTCGGCGAACAGCCGGTTCAGGAGGACGTCGTAGAACTCCGCCGCCTCCAGGTCGGCCGGGTCGTCCGACGCCGGCCAGGTCGGTCCGTGCGAGTTGGCGATCCCGACGTCCCCGGCGCCACAGGCGCGCAGCGCCCGCACCGCCAGGCCGTGTGCGAGGAGCTGGTGGTGGGCCGCCGGCAGGGCGTCGAACAGCAGCTTCCGGCCGGGGGCGTGCACGCCGAGGGCGTGGCCCAGCAGGGTGTGCTCGGCGGGCTCGTTGAGAGTGATCCACTTGCCGACGCGGTCGCCGAGCCGGTCCGCGACCCGCGTCACGTACTCCGCGAAGCGCGACGCCGTGTCCCGTTCCAGCCAGTCCAGGCCCACCGGCAGATCCCAGTGGAAGAGCGTCGCCACCGGCCGGACGCCCGCCGCGCACAGCTCGTCGACCAGCCGGTCGTAGAAGCCGAGGCCGCCGGGGGAGTCCACCCGCGGCCAGGAGACCGAGAAGCGGTACGCGTCCACCCCCAGGTCCGCCAGCAGCGCCACGTCCTCGCGGTAGCGGTGGTAGTGGTCGCAGGCCACCGCCGCCGTCGAGCCGTCCTTCACCCGCCCCGGCTCGGACGTGAAGACGTCCCACACCGACGGTCCCCGCGTTCCGGCCGCGCCCTCGATCTGGTGCGCCGAGGTCGACACGCCCCACAGGAAGCCGTCCGGGAACCGGGGTACCGGGTTCGTCACCGTGCTCGGATCAGTCGCCATGCGCGGATCATCCGTACCCCCGGTAACCGAAGTCAACGCCCGCGCGGCGGGCCCGGCTCACGCCCCTTCCTTCAGTACCCACGAGATCAGCCTCCGCTGCTCGTCCGTCAGCCGGGGATCGGCGGCGTACACCGTCTTCCCGTCCACGGTGATCTGGTAGCTGAACCCGTCCGGCACTCCGACGGGCGGGGTGCTCCGTCCGTCGGCGGCCGCCCGCTCCGCCAGGGCGTGCCACTCGTCCGAGTCGGGGCGTCCCGCGGTCTCGACCTCCGCGTGGCGTTCGATGCCCGCGAAGCCTCCTGTGCGCCTCACCTGAATCCGCATGGGTCCGTGTCTAGTACGGAACTACAGGGTGCGCACCCCGACCTGCTCCCAGGCCTTGCGCACCGCCTCCAGCTCCTCGGCGTCGCCGTAGCGCTCCCGGGCGGCCTTCACCGTCAGGGTCGCGAAGTCCGCGAACAGCGCGTCCTGCGCCAGCTCGCCGCCGGTCAGCACGTCGTACCAGACCAGTCCCGCCCGCTCCCAGGCGTGTCCGCCGAGCGCGGTGGCGACGAGGTGGAAGGCGTGGTTGGGGATGCCGGAGTTGATGTGGACGCCGCCGTTGTCGCGGCCGGTGCGCACGAAGTCGTCCATCGTCGCGGGCTGCGGGTCCTTGCCGAGGACGTCGTCGTCGTAGGCCGTGCCCGGCGCGTTCATCGAGCGCAGCGCCACCCCCGTGACGCGCGGGGCGAGCAGCCCGGCGCCGATCAGCCAGTCGGCCTCGGCGGCGGTCTGGCCGAGTGAGTACTGCTTGATGAGGGCGCCGAAGACATCCGACACCGACTCGTTGAGGGCGCCGGGCTGGCCGTAGTAGGTCAGGTTGGCGGTGTGCTGGGTGACGCCGTGGGTCAGCTCGTGGCCGATGACGTCGAGGGGGATGGTGAAGTCGAGGAAGACCTCGCCGTCGCCGTCGCCGAAGACCATCTGCTCGCCGTTCCAGAATGCGTTGTTGTACTCGCGGTCGTAGTGCACGGTCGCGTCCAGCGGCAGTCCGGCGCCGTCGATGGAGTTGCGCCCGTACACCTTCAGGAAGTGCTCGAAGGTGGCGCCGAGGCCCGCGTAGGCGCGGTTCACGGTGGCGTCCTTGCCGGGTTCCTCGCCCTCGCCGCGCACCTTCCTGCCCGGCAGGTCGGTGCCGTGCCGGGCGTCGAAGACGGTGCGCTGCGGCTTCTCGGGCTCGGCGCCGGCGCGCGGGGCGACGGCGGGGGCGCCGATGACCGTGGTCAGCGAGCGGTGGGTGCGCTCGAAGGCGTCGCGCTGGAGGGTCCGGCGGGCGGGTCCGGCGAGCACGGGGTCCTCGTGCTGGGCGAGCTTGTCGAGGACGTGGGGCGGCACGATGGTGCAGAAGACGGGCTCGAAGCCCCCGTATGTCGTCATGTTCGGCACCCTTGCACTGCGTGACGTCGCTGTCACCACCCGCAACCACGATTGATGAAAAGCGGCGCCAGGACGGCCTCGCGGCGGGCTGGGAGTGGTATACGGCACTTTTTGTCCCGGTTCCCTCCATGGTCCCGCATACTGATACGGACCCGCGTGACCGGCGTGACTCGGCTAAGGTGCTGGGCATCATGCGTTTCGGGCTGCTTCTCCTTAGCTGCCGCGGCGAGGGCCTGTAGAGGCCGACTCCCTCCCCGCGGAGCTCGGTGGTGCCGTCGGCCGTCCTTCCGGAACACGCGGACGTCGCGGACGTCGCGCACACCGCGGACATCACGAGGAGCCCACGCCATCATGGCCAACCGCCAGCAGCCCAGTTCCATGCCGACCGCCAAGTACCGCGGGTACGAGCAGGTCGACATCCCCGACCGCACCTGGCCCGACCGGCGCATCACCACCGCCCCCCGCTGGCTCTCCACCGACCTGCGCGACGGCAACCAGGCGCTGATCGACCCCATGTCGCCCGCCCGCAAGCGCGCGATGTTCGACCTGCTGGTCAAGATGGGCTACAAGGAGATCGAGGTCGGCTTCCCGGCCTCCGGGCAGACCGACTTCGACTTCGTACGGTCGATCATCGAGGACCCGGACGCCATCCCCGACGACGTGACCATCTCCGTACTGACCCAGGCCCGCGAGGACCTGATCGAGCGCACGGTGGAGTCCCTGCAGGGCGCCAGGCGGGCCACCGTCCACCTGTACAACGCCACCGCGCCCGTCTTCCGCCGGGTCGTCTTCCGCGGCTCCAGGGACGACATCAAGCAGATCGCCGTGGACGGCACCCGGCTGGTCATGGAGTACGC
Coding sequences within it:
- a CDS encoding PhoH family protein; its protein translation is MTQTPSAHTPAQGQARAQFTVPAQHPMVTVLGSGDSLLRVIEKAFPAADIHVRGNEISAVGDTHDVALVQRVFDEMMLVLRTGQPMTEDAVERSIAMLKASENGESDGQETPAEVLTQNILSSRGRTIRPKTLNQKRYVDAIDKHTIVFGIGPAGTGKTYLAMAKAVQALQSKQVNRIILTRPAVEAGERLGFLPGTLYEKIDPYLRPLYDALHDMLDPDSIPRLMAAGTIEVAPLAYMRGRAQPIFTNVLTPDGWRPIGDLQVGDLVIGSNGEPTPVLGVYPQGEKDIYRVAAQDGSWTLCCGEHLWTVRTASDKRRDKPWRVLETQDMIGNLRAAHARRYELPMLTAPVHLPERDVPMDPYALGLLLGDGCLTGSTTPAFSTEDPELAVALEAALPGSVLRHRGGPDYVLNRIKSPGDVVTLENPVTRVLRELDLLRTRSHTKFVPNDYLQNSAEVRLAVLQGLLDSDGGPVTQKDRTCRIQYTTTSILLRDDVIALVQSLGGVAYTRRRVAEGRKPGMARGRAVGYRRDAHSIDIRLPEGIEPFRLARKRDTYRAAGGGGRPMRFIDSIEPAGREETVCIQVAAEDSLYVTQDYLLTHNTLNDAFIILDEAQNTSPEQMKMFLTRLGFDSKIVITGDVTQVDLPGGTKSGLRQVQDILEGVDDVHFSRLSSQDVVRHKLVGRIVDAYEQYDSRNGTENGGHNGGRAPKHGAKAKGK
- a CDS encoding M4 family metallopeptidase is translated as MTTYGGFEPVFCTIVPPHVLDKLAQHEDPVLAGPARRTLQRDAFERTHRSLTTVIGAPAVAPRAGAEPEKPQRTVFDARHGTDLPGRKVRGEGEEPGKDATVNRAYAGLGATFEHFLKVYGRNSIDGAGLPLDATVHYDREYNNAFWNGEQMVFGDGDGEVFLDFTIPLDVIGHELTHGVTQHTANLTYYGQPGALNESVSDVFGALIKQYSLGQTAAEADWLIGAGLLAPRVTGVALRSMNAPGTAYDDDVLGKDPQPATMDDFVRTGRDNGGVHINSGIPNHAFHLVATALGGHAWERAGLVWYDVLTGGELAQDALFADFATLTVKAARERYGDAEELEAVRKAWEQVGVRTL
- a CDS encoding GH1 family beta-glucosidase encodes the protein MATDPSTVTNPVPRFPDGFLWGVSTSAHQIEGAAGTRGPSVWDVFTSEPGRVKDGSTAAVACDHYHRYREDVALLADLGVDAYRFSVSWPRVDSPGGLGFYDRLVDELCAAGVRPVATLFHWDLPVGLDWLERDTASRFAEYVTRVADRLGDRVGKWITLNEPAEHTLLGHALGVHAPGRKLLFDALPAAHHQLLAHGLAVRALRACGAGDVGIANSHGPTWPASDDPADLEAAEFYDVLLNRLFADPVLTGRYPDGIGELMPGDVRADLEIIGEPLDWYGVNYYAPARVGAPQGAETESGGLALPAELPFSVREIEGRPLTDFGWPVVPEGLTELLTGFRDRYGDRLPPVVITENGCSYEGLDDQDRITYLDGHVRALHRALEAGVDVRGYFVWSLLDNFEWAEGYGRRFGLVHVDFATRERTPKASYGWFREVLRGQRRPPG
- a CDS encoding protealysin inhibitor emfourin, whose translation is MRIQVRRTGGFAGIERHAEVETAGRPDSDEWHALAERAAADGRSTPPVGVPDGFSYQITVDGKTVYAADPRLTDEQRRLISWVLKEGA